CACCATATGAATTACACAGTGAGTATGAACAAATTGAATTGTAAAATTAGATCAGTGCTACAAGCAGCACACCCACATTAAACACCGTAACTTGCACTTTATGCAACCAATTATTACAAATCCACCACTTTCCCTGATAAATTAATTGGTCGGCAGATATTGCTCACTAGAATTGCAATTTGCTAACAAAGGATTGCCCGAAGGTCCACCCCTTTGGCACAACGTCGTTAAACACAATAGTGTGTCCATCAGTGTTTGTTAGTCTGAAAGAGAGCATCTTTCCAGTCAGGTTCACCAACGAGTGCCAGTTAGCGCCCCAATTGCGTGCCATAGGCATCCAGTCATCAGAATCAGAGCTCTTGACATCCATGGACTTGATCGATCCTGCTGCAGCAACATTGCTCACAAGCACAAGATTGAAGTAATCGTGACCATTGATTTTGAACCTCACACCACCCCGCTTCACGCACGGAACTCTGCATGTGTATGGCAGTGACATAGAAAACTATAGGTTAAATGGCTCTAGTGACTCTGGACTAATTTCTGAACAAGTAAGAAGCGCATATATACCTTTGGTACATGACAGGGATGATGCCACCTTTATAAACACCGATCTTCTCCCAGGCTGGTTGGGCCATATCAAAGTGCGGCCTTGGCGTGTTGCACCAGCCGCCATCATCATTGGGGAGGGCGTCGTTGGGCGGACAGAAGTTTGTGGCAGTGACGGTGACCGTAACGCCGGGCTTGCAAAACAACGGGTCTGCACGCTTGCGGTCGCATGCAATCTTGTAACACTGCCCGCACGCGGCGCCATCATTAAACAACACGGTGCTCAAAGCGGCCGTGCGTGTCCCGTATCCTTCGGAGAAGAGGTTGCCATACCCGCACACACCACCTGCAATATATAAGATACATCGCAAATGTTAATAGAcaaaagaacaagatgaagagggcAGCCACACACAAAATAGATGTAGTTGTGTGACTTGAATAATTACCCATTGTGTCGGAGGCGTCAGCGCCACCGTAGAATGTCGCATGCGCCTTCTGCCAGATGAACGGTTCTGGGGATGGCACAGTTGCGGTGTCCGCAGCCACAGACAGCAGCACACTGCCAACCGCCAGCAGCATTACGGCGACAACTCGAGCTGGAGCCATATGTATGGCTGTGTGCCCTCGAAACTTTACAGCTTATGATCTGTACCTGATCCGAAAAACTGGAGTGCGCAAGCTGATGAGTACGGTCTATATTAATTTGTGGCTGATGGTTGTGTGGTGATGTGATGCTCATATTCTCACGATCGTTTGTTTATATAGTCttcacatgcggttgattcattcgCACGTCGCAAGGCCACCCTGATTGATTGGTGAATGGAGCAGCTAGCGTGCAAATGTGCctggccgtgcagccgtgccatggCTTGAGGGCCAATCCACAGATATATGTACGTACGCGCAGACAAATTCCTTGAATCATACTACGAGTGATCGTATGCTGCACCTGATCCTTAACGTCGGCGCTGCGGCGGTATCTAATGATTAGGTCGTGAAGAAACCTTGAGTTGTCAGTAAGGTACATCCATATGCATAGATCCTTTGAATCCGTACATTTTTAATGTATGGTCGACAAGAAATTGAATATTCATCGGTTTGATCCTGGGAAGCAGCGTGACGTTAGGTCTGGTGGATCGTAATGCATGCCAAACTCGGCAACGTTCAAGAATGTTTAAAATATTCATAAATTCCGAGAATGTGAACAGATTGAAAGGGACATTCTGAAG
This portion of the Triticum dicoccoides isolate Atlit2015 ecotype Zavitan unplaced genomic scaffold, WEW_v2.0 scaffold86879, whole genome shotgun sequence genome encodes:
- the LOC119348148 gene encoding expansin-A24-like produces the protein MAPARVVAVMLLAVGSVLLSVAADTATVPSPEPFIWQKAHATFYGGADASDTMGGVCGYGNLFSEGYGTRTAALSTVLFNDGAACGQCYKIACDRKRADPLFCKPGVTVTVTATNFCPPNDALPNDDGGWCNTPRPHFDMAQPAWEKIGVYKGGIIPVMYQRVPCVKRGGVRFKINGHDYFNLVLVSNVAAAGSIKSMDVKSSDSDDWMPMARNWGANWHSLVNLTGKMLSFRLTNTDGHTIVFNDVVPKGWTFGQSFVSKLQF